The window TAAAGAATACCTTTCTAGCGAGAAGGAAGTAGAATCTCGTGGACCAGAACGACCTGAAAATTTATCTGTTGATGGCATTAAAAATAAAATCAAAGGTGGGGAATCTGATATCTTGCTAATTGGCGAAGATATGCAGCGAATTGATTATACACTTGCGGCATGTTGTAATCCCATTCCTGGCGATGATGTTTTTGGTTTTATAACTGTTAGTGAAGGCATAAAAATTCACAGAACAAATTGCCCTAATGCAGCTCAATTAATGGCCAATTACGGCTACAGAGTGATTAAAGCAAAATGGAATAAACAGCAAGAATTAACTTTTTTAACAGGGTTGCATATTGTAGGTATTGATGATGTTGGCTTAATAAACAACATTACTCGTGTAATTTCGACTGATTTTAAAGTAAATATGCGGTCGATTACGGTAGATACAAATGAAGGAATTTTTGACGGATCAATCATGATCTTCGTAAATGACACTGAACATCTAGAAAATTTAATTAATAATTTATTAAAGGTTAGAGGGGTAACTGGGGTAACTAGATTTGATGCATAATTTCGGAATCAGGAGTTTAAGGAAGTGGTTTACACTAAATAATAATAAATTTTAGCTTAAACTTAAAGCGCCTAAATCGAGAACGGGATGCAGACTTCTTACTTAAAAAAGATAGTTCAACCAAACAATTTACCTACCTTTGAACGGAGTTAAAAAACTATGTCTGAACAAAAAACAAATGAGCTCGTTCGCAAGATTTTTGAGGCTTATTTAGAGAACAAAAATCTTCGTAAAACACCAGAACGTTTCGCAATTTTAGAAGAAATCTATTCTAGAAACGACCATTTTGATGTTGAAACCCTTTATATTCACATGAAAAATCAAAAGTATCGTGTAAGCCGGGCAACGGTTTATAATACTTTAGAATTATTAGTTTCTTGTGATTTAGTTACCAAACATCAGTTTGGTAAAAATATGGCACAATTCGAAAAATCTTATGGATACCGTCAACACGATCATGTTATTTGCATCGAATGCGGTAAAGTTGTAGAATTTTGCGACCCTCGTGTGCACCAAATACAAACTATGGTTGGCGACCTTTTAAAATTTGATATCAAACACCATTCATTAAATATGTATGGTTTCTGCTCAGATTGCAGCGTATCAAGAAAAGTAAGTGAAAATGCTGCTGCAGCAAAATTAGAATTAAATCAATCCGTAAAATAAAACCAGCTTAATTTTTTTAATAATGACGCAAGTAGATGTACTTCTCGGCCTGCAATGGGGCGACGAAGGAAAGGGAAAAATAGTCGATGTTCTGAGTCCAAATTATGATCTTATTGCCCGCTTTCAGGGTGGCCCAAACGCCGGACATACACTGGAGTTTGATGGAAAAAAATTCGTTTTAAATACTATTCCATCTGGAATTTTTAACGAAAAAACCATGAACCTTATTGGTAATGGTGTCGTTATCGATCCAATTATTTTAAAAAGAGAGTTAGATAATTTAAAAAAAGCTGGTCACGATCCAGTTGCCGATGGCAAATTGGTAATTGCACGTAAAGCACACCTAATTTTACCAACCCACCAATTGTTGGATGCTGCTAATGAAGCAAGAATGGGTAAAAATAAAATTGGTTCAACCCTAAAAGGTATTGGCCCAACTTATATGGACAAAACCGGACGTAACGGTTTGCGTGTTGGCGACACTACCCTTCCTGATTTTAAAGAACGCTATGCAAAGCTTGTTGAAAAGCATGTAGAAATTCTTTCTCATTACGATTTTGAATATGAATTGGCAGAGAAAGAAGCTTCATTTTTTGAAGCTATTGAGTTCTTAAAAAGTATTCCACATGTAGATAGTGAACATTTTGTTAACGGTTATTTAAAAGAAGGTAAAGCTGTTTTGGCCGAAGGTGCTCAAGGAACTCTATTAGACGTTGATTTTGGTTCATATCCTTTTGTAACATCAAGCAACACCACAACTGCTGGTGCTTGCACGGGTTTGGGTATTGCACCAAATAAGGTTGGTGCGGTTTACGGCATTTTTAAAGCATACTGCACACGTGTTGGTGGCGGTCCGTTCCCTACAGAATTAGATAATGAAGTTGGTGAAAATTTACGCCAAATTGGTCATGAGTTTGGTGCAACAACCGGCCGTGCACGTCGTTGTGGCTGGATAGATTTACCTGCATTAAAATACGCAATCATGTTAAACGGTGTAACCGAATTAATTATGATGAAAGCTGATGTGTTGGATACTTTCGATACGATTTATGCATGTACACACTACGAATACAACGGTGAAACTATAGATTACATGCCTTATGATATTATTTCTATTGAACCTAAACCTGTGTTGCAAGCAATAGAAGGATGGAAAACTGACGTAACTAAAATTACTTCAGTAGATCAAATTCCAGCCAAGCTTACAGCGTACATTAAGTATTTAGAAAAGGAATTAGAGGTGCCGATTAAATTTCTTTCAGTTGGTCCTGATAGAGCACAAACACTCGAATTATTTTAGCAATAATTTATTAAGAATAAGTAAAGCAATCCAAAATGGGTTGCTTTTTTTTTGGAAAGCAGAGTCAGTGCAACTATTATTTTTTAGTCCCGCCAATGTTTCAAGTCCCGATTAATGCCTTTGAAAAGGTGAAAGATTCTGCAACGGGAGCTTTCCGCTTATGTCGGGTTTAGTTACCTTTGCCGCAGCTTGAAGAACCCAATGAACCTATCAGAATTTAAAGAAAAAGCTTTGCACTGGGCAAATCAGTTTGATGTTTGCTGTTTTTTGGATTCTAATGAATATAAAGATCAATATTCAGCTTACGATTTTTTAATTGCAGCTGATGTTCAAGTAGAATTAAATTGTAACCATGGAGATGCTTTTCATCGATTAAAAGAATTTTCTGAAACTCATAAAAGCTGGCTTTTTGGATTGTTTAACTACGATCTTAAAAACGAAATTGAAAATTTTAAATCAAAAAATTTAGATTATCTGGATTTTCCAGAGCTTTATTTTTTCGTTCCAAAATATCTTATTGCGTACAAAAATGGAAATGCAGAAGTGTTAATTGGCAGCGAGTCAATTCTCCATGAAATCGAACAACTTTGTATACCATTAAATACTGATAATGAAAAGCTTAACATTATCCAAAGATTAAAAAAAGTTGAATACATAGCAAAGGTTGATGAACTAAAAAGTCATATTATACAAGGCAACATCTATGAAGTTAATTTCTGCCAGGAATTTTTTGCAGAAAATGCTAAAATGAATCCGGTCAATACTTTTCATTTGTTGAATAGAATCTCTCCTACTCCATTTGCAGGTTATTTTAAGGTTTATAAGAAATACATATTAT is drawn from Pedobacter mucosus and contains these coding sequences:
- a CDS encoding Fur family transcriptional regulator; translation: MSEQKTNELVRKIFEAYLENKNLRKTPERFAILEEIYSRNDHFDVETLYIHMKNQKYRVSRATVYNTLELLVSCDLVTKHQFGKNMAQFEKSYGYRQHDHVICIECGKVVEFCDPRVHQIQTMVGDLLKFDIKHHSLNMYGFCSDCSVSRKVSENAAAAKLELNQSVK
- a CDS encoding adenylosuccinate synthase, with the protein product MTQVDVLLGLQWGDEGKGKIVDVLSPNYDLIARFQGGPNAGHTLEFDGKKFVLNTIPSGIFNEKTMNLIGNGVVIDPIILKRELDNLKKAGHDPVADGKLVIARKAHLILPTHQLLDAANEARMGKNKIGSTLKGIGPTYMDKTGRNGLRVGDTTLPDFKERYAKLVEKHVEILSHYDFEYELAEKEASFFEAIEFLKSIPHVDSEHFVNGYLKEGKAVLAEGAQGTLLDVDFGSYPFVTSSNTTTAGACTGLGIAPNKVGAVYGIFKAYCTRVGGGPFPTELDNEVGENLRQIGHEFGATTGRARRCGWIDLPALKYAIMLNGVTELIMMKADVLDTFDTIYACTHYEYNGETIDYMPYDIISIEPKPVLQAIEGWKTDVTKITSVDQIPAKLTAYIKYLEKELEVPIKFLSVGPDRAQTLELF
- a CDS encoding anthranilate synthase component I family protein: MNLSEFKEKALHWANQFDVCCFLDSNEYKDQYSAYDFLIAADVQVELNCNHGDAFHRLKEFSETHKSWLFGLFNYDLKNEIENFKSKNLDYLDFPELYFFVPKYLIAYKNGNAEVLIGSESILHEIEQLCIPLNTDNEKLNIIQRLKKVEYIAKVDELKSHIIQGNIYEVNFCQEFFAENAKMNPVNTFHLLNRISPTPFAGYFKVYKKYILSATPERFLCKRGSRLISQPIKGTAKRSENIKEDDLIKLQLKNDIKEQAENVMIVDLVRHDLTKSAVKGSVKVDELFGIYSFPQVHQMISTISCELDPAIHFIDSIKNTFPMGSMTGAPKFRAMELIEEYEETKRGIYSGSFGYISPNGDFDFNVVIRSILYNSENQYLSFQVGGAITHQSDANLEYEECLLKASAILQVLGR